A stretch of Schaalia odontolytica DNA encodes these proteins:
- a CDS encoding glycoside hydrolase family 66 protein, translating to MTPLLLPTQSVYLPGQAVLVEASHPGDLVVTHLGETVREVPCERPGLVELGGLSVGGYGVAQPSTGASSAVQVCASASDRLRYGFVASFRPGKDAEAVARFARRLHLTGIQFYDWAYRHADLLGGGEEYLDALDQPISLATVRALIEALRAVGTRSIGYAAVYGVGNDEWEQWEDAALLDAVGEPYSLADFLRIVDPAHPRWLEHFAADVAAAAREVGFDGFHLDQYGYPKMAVRPDGEIVDVASSFDTLIRGVREAVPSATLVFNNVNDFPTWSSPAAPQDAVYIEPWEPVTTYEALARVVTRARLVAGGKPVVLAAYQSIYDKVARDVADASTRLTMATLFSHGATQLLAGEDGRLLVDPYYVRNMPAEDETLDMLASWYDFLVANDEILVDPGIVDVTASYVGAYNADIDVSFDAAPVCWEASPGCVWRRITRAGDALVVHLINLVGQSDTVWDGPHRPVIALRGGTLRLKPLFGRVPRVCAADPDSGSTLIPLDVRIVDGQAVVSLPDLNVWQVLHVLL from the coding sequence ATGACTCCCTTGCTCCTCCCCACACAATCCGTCTACCTGCCCGGCCAGGCGGTCCTCGTCGAAGCCTCCCACCCGGGCGACCTCGTCGTCACCCACCTGGGCGAGACCGTGCGCGAGGTCCCGTGCGAGCGCCCCGGCCTCGTCGAACTGGGAGGACTGAGCGTCGGCGGGTACGGTGTCGCCCAGCCGTCGACGGGCGCGTCGAGCGCCGTGCAGGTGTGTGCCTCGGCGTCGGATCGGCTGCGCTACGGTTTCGTTGCCTCCTTCCGCCCGGGAAAGGACGCCGAGGCCGTGGCCCGTTTCGCGCGTCGCCTGCACCTGACCGGCATTCAGTTCTACGACTGGGCGTATCGGCACGCTGACCTGCTGGGCGGGGGAGAGGAGTACCTCGACGCCCTTGATCAGCCGATTTCCCTGGCGACCGTGCGCGCCCTCATCGAGGCGCTGCGCGCGGTGGGCACGCGGTCGATTGGCTACGCGGCCGTGTACGGCGTCGGCAATGACGAGTGGGAACAGTGGGAGGATGCGGCCCTGCTGGATGCGGTGGGGGAGCCGTACTCGCTCGCTGACTTCCTGCGCATCGTCGATCCCGCCCATCCGCGCTGGCTTGAGCACTTCGCCGCCGACGTTGCGGCTGCCGCGCGCGAGGTCGGCTTCGATGGCTTCCACCTCGACCAGTACGGCTACCCGAAGATGGCTGTCCGCCCCGACGGCGAGATCGTCGACGTGGCCTCATCCTTCGACACCCTCATCCGAGGGGTGCGTGAGGCGGTGCCCAGCGCGACGCTCGTGTTCAACAACGTCAACGATTTCCCGACCTGGTCCTCGCCGGCAGCCCCTCAGGACGCGGTCTATATCGAGCCCTGGGAGCCCGTCACCACGTACGAGGCCCTGGCTCGGGTGGTAACGAGGGCGCGGCTCGTCGCGGGCGGGAAGCCCGTCGTCCTGGCGGCCTATCAGTCCATCTACGACAAGGTTGCCCGGGACGTGGCCGACGCATCGACGCGCCTGACGATGGCGACGCTCTTCTCACACGGTGCCACGCAGCTCCTCGCCGGAGAAGACGGCCGACTCCTCGTCGATCCGTACTACGTGCGCAACATGCCCGCCGAGGACGAGACCCTCGACATGCTCGCTAGCTGGTACGACTTCCTCGTCGCGAACGACGAGATCCTCGTGGACCCCGGGATTGTTGACGTGACGGCCTCGTACGTGGGCGCATACAACGCGGATATCGATGTGTCCTTCGATGCGGCGCCCGTGTGCTGGGAGGCGTCCCCGGGCTGCGTGTGGCGGCGCATCACCCGCGCAGGCGACGCCCTGGTTGTCCACCTCATCAACCTCGTAGGCCAGTCCGACACGGTATGGGACGGCCCCCACCGCCCGGTGATCGCGCTGCGAGGCGGTACGCTGCGTCTGAAACCCCTGTTCGGGCGCGTGCCGCGGGTGTGTGCGGCGGATCCCGACTCGGGTTCGACTCTGATCCCCCTGGACGTGCGCATCGTCGACGGCCAGGCCGTTGTTTCCCTCCCCGACCTCAACGTATGGCAGGTGCTCCATGTTCTTCTGTAA
- a CDS encoding class I SAM-dependent methyltransferase: MTESPRADLNKDPKEIASMFDSLASRYDVMDALMTGGLDRVWMTALRKAVAPHPGERILDLAAGTGASSAALAKGGAEVVACDLSEGMIEVGRERHPEIEFVHGNAMDLDFEDGSFDAVTISWGLRNIPDPELALREMARVVRPRGRLVVLEFSTPPSRVFRGMYNAYQSTVMPAIARLVSTNDGAYDYLVESIRAWPAQEELGRMIAANGWSEVEYRNLTGGIACLHRAVKPLP; the protein is encoded by the coding sequence ATGACTGAATCCCCGCGCGCGGACCTGAACAAGGATCCCAAAGAGATCGCCTCGATGTTTGACTCCCTCGCCTCGCGATACGACGTGATGGATGCGCTGATGACGGGCGGTTTGGACAGGGTGTGGATGACCGCCCTGCGTAAGGCTGTCGCCCCGCACCCCGGCGAGCGCATCCTCGACCTGGCGGCCGGCACCGGCGCGTCGTCGGCCGCGCTGGCTAAGGGCGGCGCCGAGGTCGTCGCCTGCGACCTGTCCGAAGGCATGATCGAGGTCGGCCGTGAGCGCCACCCCGAGATCGAGTTCGTGCACGGCAACGCCATGGACCTGGACTTCGAGGACGGCTCCTTTGACGCGGTCACCATCTCGTGGGGCCTGCGCAACATCCCGGACCCGGAGCTCGCGCTGCGCGAGATGGCGCGCGTCGTGCGCCCGCGCGGCCGCCTCGTGGTCCTGGAGTTCTCCACCCCGCCTTCGCGTGTCTTCCGCGGCATGTACAACGCCTACCAGTCGACCGTCATGCCTGCGATCGCGCGCCTGGTTTCCACGAACGACGGCGCCTACGACTACCTGGTCGAGTCGATTCGCGCGTGGCCGGCCCAGGAGGAACTCGGCCGCATGATCGCCGCCAACGGCTGGAGCGAGGTCGAGTACCGCAACCTCACCGGCGGCATCGCCTGCCTGCACCGCGCGGTCAAGCCGCTGCCGTAA
- a CDS encoding isochorismate synthase MenF, producing MRQYSHVFQRAAAPAPTMEPMHNDFGCSRLVFRALVLPPQHPGSTCSLTSLLPDSGGAAWLGERRQMIGLGRALTIESATPGAIADVRRAWEATPASSCVEGAPSPVLFASFAFRSPARSVAFMPALTLIDEAGARWAITAGIGDAPDPLAAVDEALAEARPAPRVPESLTFGHGSMSRGQWRDSVRAMAQRLRDGAADKAVMARDMTVRCARGFDERFLLERLSDLYPSTWRFCVDSLVGASPEMLIAASGGTASSRVLAGTCKPGEGEALASSAKDLREHDLASESVSSILTQLCSSVTTQGPFLLSLPNVVHLATDVHARLGEAHLLDLVAALHPTAAVCGTPRDAAMRLIEELEDTERGRYSGPVGWVDTAGNGEFAIALRCGLTSGTRLRLFAGAGIMPDSDPDAELAETEAKMRPLLDALGV from the coding sequence ATGCGTCAATACTCGCACGTCTTCCAGCGCGCCGCCGCCCCTGCTCCTACCATGGAACCCATGCACAACGACTTCGGATGCTCGCGCCTCGTCTTTCGGGCGTTGGTCCTACCCCCGCAGCACCCGGGGTCTACTTGCTCACTGACATCCCTGCTTCCCGACTCCGGGGGCGCCGCCTGGCTGGGTGAGCGCCGCCAGATGATCGGCCTGGGACGGGCGCTCACGATCGAGTCCGCGACCCCGGGTGCGATCGCCGACGTGCGCCGCGCGTGGGAGGCCACCCCCGCCTCGTCCTGCGTCGAGGGAGCCCCCTCGCCCGTCCTTTTCGCGTCCTTCGCGTTCCGCTCCCCCGCCCGCTCGGTTGCCTTCATGCCCGCGCTGACTCTCATCGACGAGGCCGGGGCCCGCTGGGCGATCACGGCGGGCATTGGGGACGCCCCGGATCCGCTGGCGGCTGTTGATGAGGCCCTGGCCGAGGCGAGGCCCGCCCCGCGCGTGCCGGAGTCCCTGACGTTTGGACACGGGTCGATGTCGCGCGGCCAGTGGCGCGACTCGGTACGGGCGATGGCGCAGCGCCTGCGCGATGGGGCCGCCGACAAAGCCGTCATGGCGCGCGACATGACGGTGCGGTGCGCACGCGGATTCGACGAGCGTTTCCTGCTTGAACGCCTCAGCGATCTGTATCCGTCGACGTGGCGTTTCTGTGTGGATTCGCTGGTGGGAGCCTCCCCGGAGATGCTGATCGCGGCCTCGGGCGGCACGGCGAGCTCTCGTGTCCTGGCGGGCACGTGCAAGCCCGGCGAGGGCGAGGCGCTCGCGTCGAGCGCGAAGGATCTGCGCGAGCATGACCTGGCCTCCGAGTCCGTGTCGTCGATCCTGACGCAGCTGTGCTCCTCGGTGACGACTCAGGGGCCGTTCCTCCTATCACTGCCCAACGTCGTTCACCTGGCGACGGACGTGCACGCGCGCCTGGGCGAGGCCCACCTCCTGGATCTGGTGGCTGCCCTGCATCCGACGGCCGCCGTGTGCGGCACTCCGCGCGACGCGGCGATGCGACTCATCGAAGAGCTGGAAGACACCGAGCGCGGCCGCTACTCGGGGCCCGTGGGCTGGGTCGACACGGCGGGGAACGGCGAGTTTGCGATCGCGCTGCGCTGCGGGCTCACGTCGGGCACGCGTCTGCGCCTTTTCGCGGGGGCCGGCATCATGCCGGATTCCGACCCGGATGCCGAGCTGGCCGAGACCGAAGCGAAGATGCGCCCGCTCCTGGACGCCCTCGGGGTCTGA
- a CDS encoding o-succinylbenzoate synthase, whose product MRIPMRTLSRQTRYALEGVDDILVYKVAMTTRFRGVTRREGLLLHGHAGWGEAAPFWNYDDLESSRWLAAALESARRFPPVPRRKFVPVNVTIPVISPEEAYERVKASGGCATAKIKVAEPGVSVGRDCARIAAVADALRETVGGQAMIRLDANGAWEVDEAREAIPAMAAAAGVVPIEYVEQPCLTVDELAQVRRSVDVPIAADESIRRAEDPLEVARKEAADVVIIKVAPLGGVRAALKVARKSGLGVVVSSALETSVGLSVGVAAAAAVPGVPRAAGLATASLLVGDVTQPLIPERGRLPVGRLEPDQELIDRTPVDGDLVSRWGMRLEGMAEHLRVGSR is encoded by the coding sequence ATGCGCATTCCAATGCGCACGCTCAGCCGTCAAACGCGTTACGCCCTCGAAGGCGTCGACGACATCCTTGTGTACAAGGTAGCGATGACGACGCGCTTCCGCGGCGTGACTCGCCGCGAGGGGCTCCTCCTGCACGGACACGCCGGTTGGGGAGAGGCTGCGCCCTTCTGGAACTATGACGATCTGGAGTCCTCGCGCTGGCTGGCGGCGGCCCTCGAGTCCGCTCGCCGTTTCCCGCCGGTGCCTCGACGCAAGTTCGTGCCCGTCAACGTCACGATCCCCGTCATTTCGCCGGAGGAAGCCTACGAGCGCGTGAAGGCCTCGGGCGGGTGTGCGACCGCGAAGATCAAGGTTGCTGAGCCCGGCGTCAGCGTTGGGCGCGACTGTGCGCGCATCGCCGCGGTCGCAGACGCCCTGCGTGAGACCGTGGGCGGGCAGGCGATGATCCGCCTCGACGCCAACGGCGCGTGGGAGGTCGATGAGGCTCGCGAGGCCATCCCCGCAATGGCGGCGGCCGCCGGCGTCGTTCCCATCGAATACGTTGAGCAGCCCTGCCTGACGGTGGACGAGCTGGCCCAGGTGCGCCGATCCGTGGATGTGCCGATCGCCGCCGACGAGTCGATCCGTCGCGCTGAGGACCCGCTGGAGGTGGCCCGCAAGGAGGCCGCCGACGTCGTCATCATCAAGGTTGCGCCACTCGGAGGTGTGCGCGCCGCACTCAAGGTTGCCCGCAAGAGCGGCCTCGGCGTCGTCGTGTCCTCCGCCCTCGAGACGTCCGTCGGCCTGTCGGTCGGCGTCGCCGCTGCTGCCGCCGTGCCCGGTGTGCCCCGGGCCGCCGGACTGGCCACCGCCTCGTTGCTGGTGGGCGACGTGACCCAGCCCCTGATTCCCGAGCGCGGCCGCCTGCCCGTGGGGCGCCTCGAGCCGGACCAGGAGCTCATTGACCGCACCCCGGTCGACGGCGACCTCGTCTCCCGCTGGGGCATGCGCCTCGAAGGCATGGCCGAGCACCTGAGGGTGGGCTCCCGGTAG
- a CDS encoding 1,4-dihydroxy-2-naphthoyl-CoA synthase: MSALPFVSDTFDPTRWREVEGFDFADITYHRGISRGPEADGRPEGADMPVVRIAFDRPDIRNAFRPGTVDELYRALDHARQTSSVAAVILTGNGPSARDGGYSFCSGGDQRVRGRDGYRYEVEGADPEAATAQRREQIDPARAGRLHILEVQRLIRTMPKVVIAAVPGWAAGGGHSLNVVADLSVASIEHAAFMQTDANVGSFDAGYGSALLARQAGDKRAREIFFLAERYDAETAERWGVINRAVPHAELEETALEWAATIATKSPQAIRMLKFAFNLADDGLAGQQVFAGEATRMAYMTAEAQEGRDAFLEHRAPRWEDYPYYY, from the coding sequence ATGAGCGCTCTCCCCTTCGTGTCCGACACCTTCGACCCGACCCGCTGGCGCGAGGTCGAGGGATTCGACTTCGCCGACATCACCTACCACCGCGGTATCTCGCGCGGCCCCGAGGCCGACGGCCGTCCCGAGGGCGCCGACATGCCGGTCGTGCGCATCGCCTTTGATCGCCCCGACATCCGCAACGCCTTCCGCCCCGGCACCGTCGACGAGCTGTACCGCGCGCTCGACCATGCGCGCCAGACGTCCTCGGTCGCGGCCGTCATCCTGACGGGCAACGGCCCCTCGGCGCGAGACGGCGGATACTCCTTCTGCTCCGGCGGCGACCAGAGGGTGCGAGGCCGCGACGGCTACCGTTACGAGGTCGAGGGCGCGGACCCCGAGGCGGCCACCGCCCAGCGCCGCGAGCAGATCGACCCCGCGCGCGCCGGACGCCTACACATCCTTGAGGTCCAGCGCCTCATCCGCACGATGCCGAAGGTCGTCATCGCGGCCGTCCCCGGATGGGCTGCCGGCGGCGGTCACTCCCTCAACGTGGTCGCGGACCTGTCGGTCGCTTCCATCGAGCACGCGGCCTTCATGCAGACGGACGCGAACGTCGGCTCCTTCGACGCCGGCTACGGATCGGCTCTCCTGGCCCGCCAGGCCGGGGATAAGCGGGCGCGCGAGATTTTCTTCCTCGCCGAGCGCTACGATGCCGAAACTGCCGAACGCTGGGGCGTCATCAACCGCGCCGTCCCCCACGCCGAACTCGAGGAGACCGCCCTGGAGTGGGCCGCGACCATCGCGACGAAGTCCCCGCAGGCCATCCGCATGCTCAAGTTCGCTTTCAACCTGGCCGACGACGGCCTGGCCGGCCAGCAGGTCTTCGCGGGCGAGGCCACGCGCATGGCCTACATGACGGCCGAGGCGCAGGAGGGGCGCGACGCCTTCCTCGAGCACCGCGCCCCCCGCTGGGAGGATTACCCCTACTACTACTGA
- a CDS encoding S1C family serine protease, with translation MTQPHIPAHDADSARDAETASAPSYPQRSTVQDHSATQELPAAQDATREMPSATTIPAPPAGTVPPVSAPGAPAVPAAPSVPAQDAPASGGAYSAPSGQPYSGYAAPASPDAFASPTVIVTKKGPGWVALLGAMLLTIGLTLGAVFYARPAMLRASTPTNLNGGTVATVPVSNSSGTDWTDVAAAVSPAVVTIQAQGASSGGTGSGVVYDAQGDIVTNYHVIASALGGGQIQVTLADGRLYSAVVVGHDKTTDLAVIRLENPPSDLTVARFASSANLEVGAPVMAIGAPLGLSNTVTTGIVSALNRPVEVSVDESATSEDGTQASSDLVVTNAIQIDASINPGNSGGPLFDASGAVIGINSSIKSLATSSDGQAGSIGLGFAIPSDLVVSIADQLIASGSASHGLLGVTVKAATTTVGSDTYVGAEVQDVSAGSGASAAGIRAGDVIVKVEGQEVTSPKQLIGYVRRYKAGDTVTMTIVRDGATQDVSVRIQ, from the coding sequence ATGACTCAGCCTCATATTCCGGCCCACGATGCCGACTCGGCGCGCGACGCTGAGACGGCCTCGGCCCCCAGCTACCCGCAGCGCTCGACGGTCCAGGACCACTCGGCCACCCAGGAGCTTCCGGCCGCGCAGGACGCCACGCGCGAGATGCCCTCCGCCACGACGATCCCCGCGCCGCCCGCGGGCACGGTTCCGCCCGTCTCTGCGCCGGGCGCCCCCGCCGTGCCGGCCGCACCCTCCGTGCCTGCCCAGGACGCTCCCGCGTCCGGCGGCGCATACTCCGCCCCCTCCGGCCAGCCCTACAGCGGATACGCGGCCCCGGCCTCGCCGGACGCCTTCGCGTCGCCCACCGTCATCGTGACGAAGAAGGGCCCGGGCTGGGTCGCCCTCCTCGGCGCGATGCTCCTGACGATCGGACTGACCCTCGGCGCCGTGTTCTACGCGCGCCCCGCGATGCTGCGCGCGTCCACGCCCACCAACCTCAACGGGGGAACAGTGGCCACCGTGCCCGTCTCGAACAGCTCCGGAACGGACTGGACGGACGTCGCCGCCGCCGTGTCGCCCGCCGTCGTGACCATCCAGGCGCAGGGCGCGTCCTCGGGCGGCACCGGCTCCGGCGTCGTCTACGACGCGCAGGGCGACATCGTCACCAACTACCACGTCATCGCCTCCGCCCTCGGCGGGGGACAGATCCAGGTGACCCTCGCCGACGGGCGCCTGTACAGCGCCGTGGTCGTCGGCCACGACAAGACCACAGACCTGGCCGTCATCCGCTTGGAGAACCCGCCCTCGGACCTCACCGTCGCGCGCTTTGCCTCCTCCGCGAACCTCGAGGTCGGTGCCCCCGTCATGGCGATCGGCGCGCCCCTGGGCCTGTCGAACACGGTGACGACCGGCATTGTCTCCGCCCTCAACCGCCCCGTCGAGGTCTCCGTGGACGAATCCGCGACCTCGGAGGACGGCACGCAGGCTTCCTCGGATCTCGTGGTGACGAACGCGATCCAGATCGACGCGTCGATCAACCCCGGTAACTCGGGCGGCCCGCTGTTCGACGCGAGTGGCGCGGTCATCGGCATTAACTCCTCGATCAAGTCGCTCGCCACCTCGTCGGACGGGCAGGCGGGCTCGATCGGCCTGGGCTTCGCGATCCCCTCCGATCTGGTCGTGTCCATCGCGGACCAGCTCATCGCCTCCGGCAGCGCCTCGCACGGCTTGCTCGGCGTGACCGTCAAGGCCGCGACGACGACCGTCGGCTCCGACACCTACGTGGGCGCCGAGGTCCAGGACGTCTCCGCAGGTTCCGGCGCCTCCGCTGCGGGCATCCGCGCCGGCGACGTCATCGTCAAGGTCGAAGGTCAGGAAGTGACCAGCCCCAAGCAGCTGATCGGCTACGTGCGCCGCTACAAGGCCGGCGACACCGTCACCATGACGATCGTGCGCGACGGCGCCACGCAGGACGTGTCCGTGCGGATTCAGTGA
- a CDS encoding alpha-glucosidase produces the protein MFFCNDALNPAGNGLGPDEWWKGAVVYQIYPRSFKDSNGDGFGDLEGIRSKLDYLKSLGVDVLWLSPIYASPQADNGYDIADYYDIDPMFGTLSDFDRLLEGVHERGMRLVMDLVVNHSSDENPWFVESRSSRENPKRDWYIWRDPRPGFVGGEAGAEPTNWGSFFSGSAWAWDEATGQYYLHLFHRKQPDLNWENPQVRAAVYEMMNWWLDRGVDGFRMDVINLISKEPGLPDGVVYPGRAWGEGFPHFSEGPHLHEYLAEMRREVFDGRAGTMTVGECPGVRRDNVLLFTDPARRELDMVFQFDHVDLGLEAGKFHPRPLRPGELADCLSAWQEAQGEVGWNSLYLDNHDQPRAVSRFGDESRRYESATALATALHMLRGTPYVYQGEELGMTNSVFGGIDDYRDVEALRYYREAVESGESPESVLKGLAFTGRDNARTPVQWDASENAGFTEGTPWIGVTPNYRDINAASQVGDPSSVYAYYRALADIRHGLPVIAAGSFERIETPSPAIFAYRRTLGEAVATILVNLSSQPASLGEAVRGVSGDLLLANRDLPEEDRGIPESLGEWEARVYLA, from the coding sequence ATGTTCTTCTGTAACGATGCGCTGAACCCCGCAGGCAACGGCCTGGGCCCCGACGAGTGGTGGAAGGGCGCGGTCGTCTACCAGATCTACCCGCGTTCTTTCAAAGACTCCAACGGCGACGGCTTCGGCGATCTCGAGGGCATCCGCTCCAAGCTCGACTACCTGAAGTCCCTGGGCGTGGATGTTCTGTGGCTCTCGCCGATCTATGCCTCTCCGCAGGCGGACAACGGCTACGACATCGCCGACTACTACGACATCGACCCGATGTTCGGCACGCTGTCGGACTTCGACCGCCTGCTGGAGGGTGTCCACGAGCGGGGTATGCGCCTCGTTATGGACCTGGTCGTCAACCACTCCTCGGATGAGAACCCGTGGTTCGTTGAGTCGCGCTCCTCGCGGGAGAACCCGAAGCGCGACTGGTACATCTGGCGAGACCCCCGCCCCGGGTTCGTGGGCGGCGAGGCCGGGGCGGAGCCCACCAATTGGGGGTCCTTCTTCTCCGGCTCGGCCTGGGCCTGGGACGAGGCCACGGGACAGTACTACCTGCACCTGTTCCACAGGAAGCAGCCCGACCTGAACTGGGAGAACCCGCAGGTTCGCGCGGCCGTCTACGAGATGATGAACTGGTGGCTCGACCGCGGTGTCGACGGCTTCCGCATGGATGTCATCAACCTGATCTCGAAGGAACCGGGCCTGCCCGACGGCGTCGTCTACCCCGGGCGCGCGTGGGGCGAGGGCTTCCCGCACTTCTCCGAAGGCCCCCACCTGCACGAATACCTCGCCGAGATGCGCCGCGAGGTCTTCGATGGCCGCGCGGGCACCATGACGGTCGGCGAGTGCCCCGGCGTGCGCCGCGACAACGTCCTGCTGTTCACAGACCCGGCCCGGCGTGAGCTCGACATGGTCTTCCAATTCGACCACGTTGACCTCGGCCTCGAAGCAGGGAAGTTTCACCCGCGCCCGCTGCGGCCCGGCGAGCTCGCAGACTGCCTGAGCGCCTGGCAGGAGGCCCAGGGTGAGGTCGGCTGGAACAGCCTCTACCTGGACAATCACGACCAACCGCGGGCCGTTAGCCGCTTCGGCGACGAATCGCGCCGCTACGAGTCGGCAACGGCCCTGGCCACCGCCCTGCACATGCTGCGTGGCACGCCCTACGTGTACCAGGGCGAGGAACTCGGCATGACCAACAGCGTCTTCGGGGGCATCGACGACTACCGTGACGTCGAGGCGCTGCGCTACTACCGCGAGGCCGTGGAGTCGGGGGAGAGCCCCGAGTCGGTCCTGAAGGGGCTGGCCTTCACCGGCCGCGACAACGCGCGTACCCCCGTCCAGTGGGATGCGAGCGAAAATGCGGGCTTTACGGAGGGCACCCCGTGGATCGGCGTCACCCCGAACTATCGCGACATCAACGCGGCCTCCCAGGTCGGCGACCCGTCCTCCGTGTACGCGTACTACCGCGCGCTCGCGGACATCCGCCACGGGCTGCCCGTTATCGCGGCCGGATCATTTGAGCGCATTGAGACTCCCTCGCCCGCGATCTTCGCCTATAGGCGCACGCTCGGCGAGGCCGTGGCAACCATCCTCGTCAACCTCTCCTCCCAGCCGGCCTCCCTCGGCGAGGCCGTGCGCGGGGTGAGTGGGGACCTCCTCCTGGCCAACCGCGACCTGCCCGAGGAGGACCGGGGTATCCCGGAGAGCCTCGGAGAATGGGAGGCGCGCGTCTACCTCGCGTGA
- the menD gene encoding 2-succinyl-5-enolpyruvyl-6-hydroxy-3-cyclohexene-1-carboxylic-acid synthase, whose amino-acid sequence MPSVDTASAILSSLDTLGVTHVLYCPGSRSAPFAYALEAGSFGGDARPILDERGAGFAAVGLARTGGLPAIVVTSGTAVAELAPAVLEASHARLPLLVLSADRPGELRGVGASQATHQSSFFGTHVRASVDLEPQEASPSLVGHLTRAVAAACGAPSGTPGPVQINVAFRDPLTPVRPASDSGDEAVAPFVPRPTRVMGAHAVPARWEDVVGPADAGLIVAGEGASPCACEWSEASGFPLLAEPASGAWRGGGVTPFEQSLVSSPLGREVDAVVVTGRPTLSRPIQALLARPDVRVVVVDAHAPWVDISGNASVVVADLEPAREPIRAAQAEWASRVRQAARDAGERIESLLASGSGRTMLDLARSVAASTSGPLVLGASNPVRAFDLAVPTLEGRVVHSNRGQAGIDGTIATAVGICLGSGYAGEASAPAGERVTAVMGDLTACHDASSLALAASVGAHLDIIVADDQGGGIFATLEHGRAASAEAYDRWFGLAQSVDYEALAAAYGVAFARADAPRELESLLAHPTSGPRLIHAPVERAAHLYTAIRDVLS is encoded by the coding sequence ATGCCCTCCGTCGATACCGCCAGCGCTATCCTCTCGTCCCTGGATACCCTGGGCGTCACGCACGTCCTGTACTGCCCGGGTTCGCGCTCCGCGCCCTTCGCCTACGCTCTCGAAGCGGGCTCTTTCGGCGGGGATGCGCGCCCCATCCTGGATGAGCGCGGCGCCGGTTTCGCTGCCGTCGGCCTGGCGCGCACCGGAGGGCTGCCCGCTATTGTCGTCACCTCCGGCACCGCCGTCGCCGAGCTGGCCCCCGCTGTCCTCGAGGCCTCGCACGCGCGCCTGCCCCTGCTGGTCCTGAGCGCCGACCGCCCCGGCGAACTGCGCGGCGTTGGAGCCTCCCAGGCGACCCACCAGTCCAGCTTCTTCGGCACGCACGTGCGCGCGAGCGTCGATCTGGAGCCGCAGGAGGCCTCGCCCTCTCTGGTCGGCCACCTCACCCGCGCGGTCGCGGCCGCCTGCGGGGCACCGAGCGGCACGCCCGGGCCCGTGCAGATCAACGTCGCCTTCCGCGACCCGCTGACCCCCGTCCGTCCCGCCTCCGACTCAGGGGATGAGGCCGTGGCCCCCTTCGTCCCCCGCCCGACCCGGGTGATGGGTGCGCATGCCGTACCCGCGCGCTGGGAGGACGTGGTTGGTCCTGCCGACGCCGGGCTGATTGTCGCGGGTGAGGGTGCCTCGCCCTGCGCCTGCGAGTGGTCGGAGGCCTCGGGCTTCCCGCTGCTCGCCGAACCGGCGTCGGGCGCGTGGCGCGGCGGGGGAGTGACCCCCTTCGAGCAGTCCCTCGTCAGCTCGCCGCTGGGGCGTGAGGTCGACGCGGTCGTCGTGACCGGGCGCCCGACGCTGTCCCGCCCGATTCAGGCTCTGCTCGCGCGCCCCGACGTGCGTGTCGTCGTTGTCGATGCGCACGCCCCGTGGGTGGACATCTCGGGCAACGCCTCGGTCGTCGTCGCCGACCTCGAGCCGGCCCGCGAGCCGATCCGCGCCGCTCAGGCCGAGTGGGCCTCTCGCGTGCGCCAAGCCGCCCGCGACGCCGGCGAGCGCATCGAATCCCTGCTCGCCTCCGGCTCTGGGCGCACGATGCTCGACCTCGCTCGAAGCGTCGCCGCCTCGACGAGCGGCCCCCTCGTGCTGGGCGCCTCCAACCCCGTGCGCGCCTTCGACCTTGCTGTCCCCACGCTGGAGGGGCGCGTCGTCCACTCCAACCGGGGACAGGCCGGCATCGACGGCACCATCGCGACCGCCGTCGGCATCTGCCTGGGCTCCGGATACGCGGGCGAGGCCTCGGCCCCCGCGGGCGAGCGCGTCACCGCCGTCATGGGCGACCTCACGGCCTGCCACGACGCCTCATCCCTCGCCCTGGCGGCGAGCGTGGGCGCTCACCTCGACATCATCGTCGCGGACGACCAGGGTGGCGGCATCTTCGCCACCCTCGAGCACGGGCGCGCCGCCAGCGCCGAGGCCTACGACCGTTGGTTCGGCCTCGCTCAGTCGGTGGACTACGAGGCGCTCGCGGCCGCGTACGGCGTGGCCTTCGCGCGAGCCGACGCGCCTCGGGAACTGGAGTCGTTGCTCGCCCACCCCACCAGCGGACCGCGGTTGATTCACGCGCCGGTCGAGCGCGCCGCGCACCTGTACACGGCCATCCGTGACGTGTTGTCCTGA